From one Treponema denticola genomic stretch:
- a CDS encoding UvrD-helicase domain-containing protein gives MNDYIKNIMDSLNENQKNAVSVEKNSVIAAGAGSGKTKVLAARYVYFVVEKGVSIEKIIALTFTEKAAAEMHKRIYNELKKIDHPNAKNAIEKFHLAKISTIDSFCNRIARDACRNLGVSPDFTIDNTESEKLAYRISLDFFLKMRSDKTMQFFLGDNGIDDFVSGLFVKLLSNYVLISRPIDFKKSLEAQIKYHDDEERKILAECFDVFEFIKENDPSKNFTEEAMSEYSTLPNFPESVKDEAFIKLLPIVDKISKTAKGRGNDTVKEIKEKLKAIYEKLVCIYNFEYSRECLAPFFDMLEELQKEYIYEKKQRGLLTFSDVSQLAVDVLINDVDLRNFYKKNADIIMIDEFQDNNSLQRDLLFLIAEKFERSEKSVPGPQELCPNKLFFVGDEKQSIYAFRGADVSVFRKLADDISDKERLAATRLLINYRTEPSLINLFNTIFSKVFYSEINKPLEKNGAVPAYEAEYVPTETRAPVKGVEPKIEIIFFDKKRFNALEDSSDFLNPVETEAMFLAKRILELHNQGFKIRDGKAARACSWSDFAVLLRASTKQSVYERVFRNFGIPYRSVQQKGLFNDAPINDIYAMLKIIAYPSDKKTYAQVLHSPFVNIDDDAFAVLLLNFTKAFDVSLSEKLSEKNKDAYLRACDLFARLNKNVLTMSCAESVTYLWYEEAYRYFLLSNEENHHYMDLYDYLFELACQADINGLTFSQFVDLLSSHIEDNERLDDMELPLDDEKDSVQFLTVHKSKGLEFPIVIVPDCGNRGIPQKKEGLVFYNEDMGPVLYSPKAPGLSAKADNLIFESLRDEANAKLVAETKRLLYVAATRAESYLIISGVYNHLQNEDNDCSSSDSRSLEEIKNLLTLSDKTISFFELLLPALPDKHEDIIFDEILPCKREVLFNNLKTQKHEKVNFEKLFASSKIKEFNLAKKRITTATGLAHEVNKKRGEESVYSLTSEKDKLPDSFEDKDEQKEFTAAELGTLTHSLIEARLLNKEFIYPKGHSEAERKKIYAWADNFFNSDMYALAKEAEKLKSEYGFLTDYEGQIVSGQIDLLFKKDGIVYVVDYKTDEIENPDAHLTQLKIYKKAASDLAKTESENLKENSDKPIEVKTFIFYLKTGHCVELEI, from the coding sequence ATGAATGATTATATAAAAAATATAATGGATAGTTTAAATGAAAATCAAAAAAATGCGGTAAGCGTCGAAAAAAATTCCGTAATTGCGGCGGGAGCCGGTTCCGGAAAAACGAAAGTTTTGGCTGCGCGTTATGTTTATTTTGTTGTTGAAAAGGGTGTCAGCATAGAAAAAATAATAGCTCTAACATTTACCGAAAAAGCCGCAGCAGAGATGCACAAAAGAATTTATAACGAGTTAAAAAAAATAGATCATCCTAATGCAAAAAACGCTATCGAAAAATTTCATCTTGCTAAAATTTCAACAATAGATTCTTTTTGTAATAGAATAGCAAGAGATGCATGTAGAAACTTAGGTGTTTCTCCCGATTTTACCATTGATAATACCGAATCGGAAAAGCTGGCTTACCGCATAAGCTTGGATTTCTTTTTGAAAATGCGCTCGGATAAAACCATGCAGTTTTTTTTGGGTGATAACGGAATAGATGATTTTGTGTCGGGCCTTTTTGTAAAATTATTAAGTAATTATGTTTTGATTTCAAGACCAATTGATTTTAAAAAGAGTTTAGAAGCCCAAATAAAATATCATGATGATGAGGAAAGAAAAATCCTAGCGGAATGTTTTGATGTTTTTGAATTTATAAAAGAAAACGATCCTTCTAAAAATTTTACGGAAGAAGCTATGAGCGAGTATTCAACTCTTCCTAATTTCCCTGAGTCGGTAAAAGATGAAGCATTTATTAAGCTGCTTCCTATTGTCGATAAAATTTCTAAAACAGCAAAAGGAAGAGGAAATGATACCGTAAAAGAAATAAAAGAAAAATTAAAAGCCATATATGAAAAACTTGTGTGTATTTATAATTTTGAGTACTCGAGGGAGTGCTTAGCTCCTTTTTTTGATATGCTTGAAGAACTTCAAAAAGAATATATATATGAAAAAAAACAAAGAGGTCTTTTAACTTTTTCGGATGTGTCACAGCTTGCTGTAGATGTTTTAATAAATGATGTAGATTTAAGAAACTTTTATAAAAAGAATGCAGACATTATTATGATAGATGAATTTCAAGATAACAATAGTCTGCAAAGAGATTTACTTTTTTTAATTGCCGAAAAATTTGAACGCTCCGAAAAATCCGTTCCCGGTCCTCAGGAGCTTTGTCCCAATAAACTTTTTTTTGTCGGAGATGAGAAGCAGTCGATTTATGCTTTTAGAGGAGCTGATGTTTCCGTATTCCGGAAACTTGCGGATGATATTTCGGATAAAGAAAGACTTGCCGCCACAAGACTTTTGATAAATTACCGCACAGAGCCTTCTCTTATAAATTTATTTAATACAATATTCTCTAAAGTTTTTTATTCCGAGATAAATAAGCCCTTAGAAAAAAACGGAGCTGTTCCCGCCTATGAGGCGGAATATGTGCCGACTGAAACGAGAGCTCCTGTAAAAGGGGTTGAACCTAAAATTGAAATAATCTTTTTTGATAAAAAAAGATTTAATGCATTGGAAGATTCAAGTGACTTTCTTAATCCTGTAGAAACGGAAGCTATGTTTCTTGCAAAACGAATTTTAGAATTGCATAATCAAGGTTTTAAAATTAGAGACGGTAAAGCAGCAAGAGCTTGTTCATGGAGTGACTTTGCCGTCTTGCTTAGGGCATCGACAAAGCAAAGTGTTTATGAAAGAGTTTTCCGTAATTTTGGTATTCCTTATAGGAGTGTGCAGCAAAAAGGCTTATTTAATGATGCACCTATAAACGATATTTATGCTATGCTTAAAATTATAGCCTATCCTTCCGATAAAAAAACTTATGCTCAAGTTTTACATTCGCCTTTTGTAAATATAGATGATGATGCCTTTGCAGTTTTACTTTTAAATTTTACAAAAGCCTTCGATGTTTCTTTATCGGAAAAATTAAGCGAAAAAAATAAGGATGCCTATTTGCGGGCTTGCGATTTATTTGCTCGCTTAAATAAAAATGTTTTAACTATGAGTTGTGCCGAGTCGGTTACATATCTTTGGTATGAAGAAGCCTATAGATATTTTTTATTGAGCAATGAAGAAAACCATCACTATATGGATTTATATGATTATCTTTTTGAACTTGCCTGCCAAGCCGATATAAACGGATTAACTTTTTCTCAATTTGTAGATTTACTTTCATCTCATATTGAAGATAATGAAAGGCTTGATGATATGGAGCTTCCCTTAGATGATGAAAAAGACTCTGTTCAATTTTTAACTGTGCATAAAAGCAAGGGTTTGGAATTCCCTATTGTTATAGTTCCCGACTGCGGAAACAGGGGTATCCCTCAAAAAAAGGAGGGGCTAGTTTTTTACAATGAAGATATGGGGCCTGTTTTGTATTCTCCCAAGGCGCCGGGTTTGTCTGCGAAAGCGGATAATTTGATTTTTGAATCATTACGTGATGAGGCTAATGCAAAGCTTGTTGCAGAAACGAAACGGCTGCTTTATGTTGCAGCTACAAGAGCCGAATCCTATTTAATTATAAGCGGTGTATATAATCATTTACAAAATGAAGATAACGATTGTTCATCTTCAGACTCGCGAAGTCTTGAAGAAATAAAAAACTTGCTCACACTTTCGGACAAGACTATAAGTTTTTTTGAATTGCTTTTGCCAGCTCTTCCCGATAAACATGAAGATATTATTTTTGATGAAATCTTACCTTGTAAAAGAGAGGTCTTATTTAACAATTTAAAAACACAAAAGCATGAAAAAGTCAATTTTGAAAAACTTTTTGCTTCTTCTAAAATAAAAGAATTTAATCTTGCAAAAAAAAGAATAACAACCGCTACAGGCCTTGCCCATGAGGTAAATAAAAAGCGGGGCGAAGAATCCGTTTATTCTTTAACTTCCGAAAAAGATAAGCTGCCTGATTCTTTTGAAGATAAAGATGAACAAAAAGAATTTACGGCTGCCGAGCTGGGAACTCTTACCCACTCCTTAATAGAAGCCCGTCTTTTAAATAAGGAATTTATCTATCCGAAAGGTCATTCCGAAGCTGAAAGAAAAAAGATTTATGCTTGGGCCGATAATTTCTTTAATTCGGATATGTATGCTCTTGCAAAAGAAGCCGAAAAATTAAAAAGCGAATACGGTTTTTTAACGGATTATGAAGGACAAATTGTAAGCGGGCAGATAGACTTACTGTTTAAAAAAGACGGAATAGTCTATGTTGTAGATTATAAAACCGATGAGATAGAAAACCCCGATGCACACTTAACCCAGCTGAAGATTTATAAAAAAGCCGCCTCAGATCTTGCAAAAACCGAATCGGAAAATCTTAAAGAAAATTCTGATAAGCCAATCGAAGTCAAGACCTTTATTTTCTATCTAAAAACGGGACATTGTGTTGAGCTTGAGATATAG
- a CDS encoding PD-(D/E)XK nuclease family protein: protein MNLIEQTIKTYGRDLKNVFVFPSRIASRLWFQKSLSITGLGTVPSENYMSWDGFKESCLVSKASSLSPVSNTVRRIFAQYISRLNSEKAKDGTPLFTSLIPQDYAETGAVFSEWIAGILPQLDHFEKRYADKGSDFLEDDEMKDYLVLKNEYADFLKKNSLFEPSWVSSEFYSYQKKYIIIYPELMEDFSEHAELLSRQKEISYIPCPNFNQKGNLIDVYKNSRSELKNTVLQIEKLLIEGVRADEIAVSVPDIENYAAYIKREFSLRGIPAEFRSGFKLGLEQAGKLFSLIYDCVQNNFAFEFMKPILLNKHIPWKDREGAEALIDYGVKNNCAVSWKENKEDNVYKNIWIESFKINYEIDEIEVEQKKKARDWFYSFYYAVNRICESKTFADLQKNYFLFRNELIDENLFSEKDNAILGRCISCLQELLYLEDKFETYMPCDRFKFFISELDKAIYVPQNTGLAVSIFPYRVAAATPFNYHFVLNCSQDHTNIIYNKLSFLRKDKRDSLGVFETDASSYFFEAYTESPNAVFSFSPHTFNSYLIINNLFEISEDEEIKNAERMDKKIEELKSYDSFLLDYPEEKEDALEETSAIYKIQKNAASTFSTLKRKKDFSYLQNSYDKISEELNSYMEENLFKEGALKLSQTDLKIFTECPVSWFLEKVLSVFSENYDANIFDARNIGNLSHNVLEVLYKEIGSTDKYFNSKNLDKYIERASLIFDDLAEKSMDFRGALAKPFIQSLKKRVMEAVNFVLESDASLLDGYAPKWVEEWIEIENDGILYRGKIDRASFPQDERSGVIIDYKTNNMPTYSSYGKKNSSAEEIELTDFQIPMYIFLAESKLKKDSKNENFETIEHAWFLSFVQQKINKVVNDNEAIPVTRNGSERSREDFQSSIDVFVNEAERFAEQVKTQNFTKPSSVSFETCSTCGFKHICRTAYSVK, encoded by the coding sequence ATGAATTTAATAGAACAAACAATAAAAACTTATGGAAGAGATTTAAAAAACGTTTTTGTGTTTCCTTCGAGGATTGCTTCAAGGCTGTGGTTTCAAAAATCGCTTAGTATTACCGGATTGGGAACCGTTCCTTCTGAAAATTATATGTCGTGGGACGGCTTTAAAGAGTCTTGTCTTGTTTCTAAAGCATCTTCTTTAAGTCCCGTATCAAATACGGTGCGCAGAATTTTTGCCCAATATATAAGCCGTCTTAATTCGGAAAAGGCAAAAGACGGTACGCCTCTGTTTACATCTCTCATTCCGCAAGACTATGCCGAAACGGGTGCCGTATTTTCCGAATGGATTGCAGGGATTTTGCCCCAGCTTGATCACTTTGAAAAGCGCTATGCCGATAAAGGTTCCGATTTTTTAGAAGATGATGAAATGAAGGACTATCTTGTTTTAAAGAATGAATATGCCGATTTTTTAAAAAAGAATTCTTTGTTTGAGCCTTCTTGGGTTTCTTCGGAATTTTATTCATATCAAAAAAAATATATTATTATTTATCCCGAATTAATGGAAGATTTTAGTGAACATGCAGAGCTTTTAAGCCGGCAAAAAGAAATAAGTTATATTCCATGTCCCAATTTCAATCAAAAAGGAAACTTAATTGATGTCTATAAAAATTCCAGAAGCGAATTAAAAAATACCGTTTTACAAATTGAAAAGCTTCTGATTGAGGGAGTGAGAGCCGATGAGATTGCCGTAAGTGTTCCCGATATTGAAAACTATGCGGCTTATATAAAAAGAGAATTTTCTCTTAGAGGGATTCCTGCAGAATTCCGGTCTGGCTTTAAACTGGGGCTTGAACAAGCCGGTAAACTTTTTTCCCTTATTTATGATTGTGTTCAAAATAATTTTGCTTTTGAATTTATGAAGCCCATCCTTTTAAATAAGCACATCCCTTGGAAGGATAGGGAAGGGGCTGAAGCATTAATAGATTACGGTGTAAAAAACAATTGCGCAGTATCGTGGAAAGAAAATAAAGAAGATAATGTTTATAAAAATATTTGGATTGAATCTTTTAAAATAAATTATGAAATAGATGAAATTGAAGTTGAGCAAAAGAAAAAAGCGAGGGATTGGTTTTATAGTTTTTATTATGCAGTAAATAGGATTTGCGAATCTAAAACTTTTGCGGATTTGCAAAAAAATTATTTTTTATTTAGAAATGAATTGATAGATGAAAATCTTTTTTCCGAAAAAGATAATGCAATCTTGGGCCGCTGTATTTCTTGTCTTCAAGAACTTTTATATTTGGAAGATAAGTTTGAAACCTACATGCCCTGTGATAGGTTTAAGTTTTTTATTTCGGAATTGGATAAAGCTATCTATGTTCCTCAAAATACAGGGCTTGCTGTAAGTATATTTCCTTACAGAGTTGCCGCCGCAACTCCTTTTAATTATCATTTTGTTTTAAATTGCAGTCAAGACCATACAAATATTATTTATAATAAACTTTCTTTTTTGCGTAAGGATAAAAGAGACTCCTTGGGTGTTTTTGAAACCGATGCATCTTCTTATTTTTTTGAAGCCTATACAGAATCTCCCAATGCCGTTTTTAGTTTTAGCCCTCACACTTTTAATTCGTATTTGATTATAAATAATCTTTTTGAAATTTCTGAAGATGAAGAAATTAAAAATGCTGAACGAATGGATAAAAAAATAGAAGAATTAAAATCCTATGATTCTTTTTTACTCGATTATCCGGAAGAGAAAGAAGATGCATTAGAGGAAACTTCTGCAATATATAAGATTCAAAAAAATGCAGCCTCAACATTTTCAACATTAAAGAGGAAAAAAGATTTTTCTTATTTGCAAAATTCATACGATAAGATTAGCGAAGAATTAAATTCATATATGGAAGAAAATTTATTTAAGGAAGGCGCTCTTAAATTAAGTCAAACCGATTTAAAAATATTTACCGAGTGTCCCGTTTCATGGTTTTTAGAAAAAGTTCTTTCCGTCTTTTCAGAAAACTATGATGCCAATATCTTTGATGCCAGAAATATCGGTAATCTTTCACACAATGTTTTGGAAGTTCTTTATAAAGAGATAGGTTCAACGGATAAATATTTTAATTCTAAAAACTTAGATAAGTATATTGAAAGAGCTTCTTTAATATTCGATGATCTTGCAGAAAAATCCATGGATTTTAGAGGTGCTTTGGCAAAGCCCTTTATTCAATCCTTAAAAAAAAGGGTAATGGAAGCCGTCAATTTTGTTTTAGAAAGCGATGCTTCTCTTTTGGACGGCTATGCTCCTAAGTGGGTGGAAGAATGGATCGAAATAGAAAATGACGGCATTTTATATCGCGGCAAAATAGACAGAGCTTCTTTTCCGCAAGATGAGAGGAGCGGAGTAATCATAGATTATAAAACAAATAATATGCCGACCTATTCTTCATATGGTAAAAAAAATTCAAGTGCGGAAGAAATAGAATTGACAGATTTTCAGATACCGATGTATATCTTCTTGGCTGAATCCAAATTAAAAAAGGATTCAAAAAATGAAAATTTTGAAACTATAGAACATGCATGGTTTTTAAGTTTTGTACAGCAAAAAATAAACAAGGTTGTAAACGATAATGAAGCTATTCCGGTTACACGGAACGGATCCGAAAGATCGCGTGAAGATTTTCAATCTTCAATAGATGTATTTGTCAATGAAGCGGAAAGATTTGCAGAGCAGGTGAAAACCCAAAATTTTACAAAACCTTCTTCAGTTTCATTTGAAACATGCAGTACATGCGGGTTTAAACATATTTGCAGGACAGCTTATTCGGTTAAGTAA
- the trkA gene encoding Trk system potassium transporter TrkA, protein MKIIIVGGGVTGTELARRLIRKKHDVVLIERDEETARHAANRLDCMVVQAAGNDTQILLDAGIKKTEAMIAVTDSDELNMIICGIAESLAPQVIKIARVRNEDYVKALNFSEERTLGINALVYPDEEAALAVIQAIEHGAVSDILSFENSSYELSRFNVCEKSTLDGLAVFDIRKYVDIPFIVVSVEQNGKNKIPSGDTILTAGTRVSILTKPEHIKRFYELSGFETQEFKKIALVGMGRIGKSIAEYLLKNSKGKSFLSKLLPINLNQKWKISIIETNDKKAKEVAAEFPEASIYKADVTDESFVDEIGLDSFDLVICTTPNYEFNMIACAYLKTLGVYKTISLVQSAVLENVAYKIGIDVAVSFKDVVVDSIMSHLVSENVTSVHTMGDGKLEIIELQVSEKSPVLGQKLKDISQHGVYLVLLVTDENGEQIPTGDTEVKAGYKIVFIVKSSRSDEIIKMFGGN, encoded by the coding sequence ATGAAAATAATTATAGTTGGCGGCGGTGTTACCGGAACGGAATTAGCCCGAAGGCTTATAAGAAAAAAACATGATGTTGTTTTAATAGAAAGAGATGAAGAAACAGCCCGCCATGCAGCAAACAGGCTAGACTGTATGGTAGTACAGGCCGCAGGAAACGATACGCAAATCCTCTTGGATGCAGGCATAAAAAAAACCGAAGCCATGATAGCAGTAACCGACTCGGATGAGCTCAATATGATAATCTGCGGCATCGCAGAAAGTCTTGCCCCCCAAGTTATAAAAATCGCCAGAGTCCGTAATGAAGACTATGTAAAAGCTCTAAATTTTTCGGAAGAAAGAACTCTGGGTATAAACGCTTTGGTTTATCCTGACGAAGAAGCTGCCCTCGCTGTTATTCAAGCTATCGAACACGGAGCCGTCAGCGATATTCTATCCTTTGAAAATTCAAGCTATGAACTTTCCCGCTTTAATGTTTGCGAAAAAAGCACTCTGGACGGTCTTGCCGTTTTTGATATCAGAAAATATGTCGATATTCCCTTCATTGTCGTAAGTGTTGAGCAAAACGGAAAAAATAAAATTCCGTCAGGCGACACTATTTTAACGGCAGGAACACGGGTTTCAATTTTAACAAAGCCGGAGCATATAAAAAGATTTTATGAACTGTCAGGCTTCGAAACTCAAGAATTTAAAAAAATTGCCTTGGTAGGTATGGGCCGAATAGGAAAAAGCATTGCGGAATATCTGCTTAAAAATTCAAAAGGAAAATCTTTTCTTTCAAAACTTTTGCCGATCAATCTAAATCAAAAATGGAAAATTTCTATTATCGAAACAAATGATAAAAAAGCAAAGGAAGTCGCTGCCGAATTCCCCGAAGCTTCTATCTATAAAGCTGATGTTACAGACGAATCCTTTGTAGACGAAATAGGCCTTGACTCATTCGACTTGGTAATATGCACAACACCGAACTACGAATTTAATATGATTGCCTGTGCATATTTAAAAACCCTTGGTGTTTATAAAACAATATCCCTAGTTCAAAGCGCCGTACTTGAAAATGTTGCATATAAGATCGGTATCGATGTCGCAGTTTCTTTTAAAGATGTAGTCGTAGACTCTATAATGAGCCATCTTGTAAGCGAAAACGTAACAAGTGTTCATACAATGGGTGACGGTAAACTTGAAATAATAGAACTGCAAGTCTCCGAAAAAAGCCCTGTTCTCGGACAAAAACTAAAAGATATATCTCAGCATGGAGTCTATCTTGTTCTTCTTGTTACGGATGAAAACGGAGAACAGATTCCTACCGGAGATACGGAGGTCAAGGCCGGATATAAAATTGTCTTTATAGTAAAATCTTCGCGAAGCGACGAAATTATAAAAATGTTCGGAGGTAATTAG
- a CDS encoding TrkH family potassium uptake protein, with amino-acid sequence MKALQYVRIIFMILAIISISFIIPIGTAIYENETYLIPSFLIPTAFVFAVAAVFFFFLRNKKVRLSVSGGIILVAAAWIAAGILGAIPLCISGVIPNFADAVFESVSGFTTTGATILTNVEACPITMHVWRTQMHWLGGMGIVALTVALFPLLGVGGFQLIKSETTGPDKGKVTAKITHTAKALWFIYLGMTVVQIILLMIAGLPFLEALCHTFASLGTGGFSTRNASVGAFNSPSVEIICAVFMILAGVNFSLYFHLFTGHPEEFFHNSELKAYLKIVFVSTVLIALSIYPIYGIGGGLRQSFFQVASVITTTGFSTADYNAWPEFAKMVLFFLMFVGGCSGSTAGSIKVIRWLILQKQAGMEAKRLLSPHGVFGIQLNNRPGRKDIVYSVAGFMFCYFLLTLITALVAAADGADLLSGFTASLALIGNIGPGFGSVGPAGNFAFFSSPVKIFFSFIMLAGRLELYTMIIYFMPAFWKR; translated from the coding sequence ATGAAAGCACTCCAATATGTACGAATTATTTTTATGATTCTTGCAATAATTTCCATAAGCTTCATCATCCCGATTGGAACCGCCATTTATGAAAACGAAACTTATTTGATTCCGTCTTTTTTAATTCCTACAGCATTTGTCTTTGCTGTTGCAGCAGTTTTTTTCTTTTTTTTAAGAAACAAAAAAGTCAGACTTTCGGTTTCGGGCGGTATAATATTGGTTGCAGCAGCATGGATAGCTGCGGGTATTTTAGGAGCAATACCATTATGTATTTCAGGCGTAATACCCAACTTTGCAGATGCAGTCTTTGAATCCGTATCCGGTTTTACAACAACGGGAGCAACGATTCTTACCAATGTTGAAGCCTGCCCAATAACAATGCATGTATGGCGTACCCAGATGCACTGGCTTGGAGGAATGGGAATCGTAGCCCTCACCGTTGCCCTTTTTCCTCTTTTGGGAGTAGGAGGTTTTCAGCTCATCAAAAGTGAAACAACAGGCCCCGACAAGGGAAAGGTAACGGCGAAGATAACCCATACGGCAAAAGCTCTTTGGTTTATATATCTTGGAATGACTGTAGTGCAGATAATCCTCTTAATGATTGCAGGACTTCCATTCCTCGAAGCTCTCTGCCACACATTCGCCTCTTTGGGCACAGGAGGTTTTTCAACAAGAAACGCAAGCGTCGGTGCCTTTAATTCTCCGTCGGTTGAAATTATTTGTGCTGTCTTTATGATTTTGGCAGGTGTAAACTTCAGTCTTTATTTTCATCTGTTTACCGGCCATCCGGAAGAATTTTTCCATAATTCGGAACTTAAAGCCTATCTTAAAATAGTATTTGTATCAACCGTTTTAATTGCTCTTTCTATCTATCCAATTTACGGAATCGGAGGAGGTTTAAGACAAAGCTTTTTCCAAGTCGCCTCAGTAATAACGACTACAGGCTTTTCAACGGCCGACTATAACGCATGGCCGGAATTCGCAAAAATGGTCTTGTTTTTCTTGATGTTTGTCGGGGGATGCTCAGGCTCAACGGCAGGAAGCATCAAGGTAATCCGCTGGCTGATTCTACAAAAGCAAGCCGGAATGGAAGCAAAACGGCTTTTAAGCCCCCACGGTGTTTTCGGTATTCAGCTTAATAACCGCCCGGGAAGAAAGGATATAGTTTACAGCGTTGCAGGTTTTATGTTTTGCTACTTCCTCTTAACCCTTATTACAGCCTTGGTTGCAGCTGCCGACGGAGCTGATCTATTGAGCGGGTTTACGGCTTCCCTTGCTCTTATCGGAAACATAGGCCCCGGTTTTGGAAGTGTCGGCCCTGCCGGAAACTTTGCATTTTTTTCATCCCCTGTTAAGATTTTCTTTTCTTTTATAATGCTTGCAGGACGATTGGAATTATACACAATGATAATTTATTTTATGCCTGCTTTCTGGAAAAGATAA
- a CDS encoding transglutaminase domain-containing protein codes for MGNRFTYLFRKYFIFRFFIFLLLFCGLAAFILYLTSLTAKYPLITEISPPIAKAGDEIVITGEYFRNEVDSSWIEIGDAIIQAENCTVWTDKKIVFKYPEYQNGGIVYVVVQNKKSLPSFMASVASMPVIKDKAHSGGIPSIIALDKDFAEVGSIIKISGENFGKTRGNSQVLFVSDFNSSMIEQVEKKEEIEAARCSDYDYDFVLWSNQELHVRVPDGADSGMLLVVTSSGASNSVPFRVKNKIGTKTYSNKKNFAIAAEVDISNIEAVEKNSLFIKVPLPIQSYSQRDVKVLSINPSPFVADYQGAAIHQYENINSSTKIHIRQEYGVNTYEVNTRINPINVRVNSRQNKAIYDNYAIATELIPANDPLIQKTAAEIVQNESNPYNKARRIYNYLLKNVEIIPASILNSGASPVNALKEKKADTYDIAILFAALARAAGIPAQPIAGIIADVSQTSYLHWWAEFYLEGFGWIPVDLGLAKSVPIDMGIPQSESWYFGNLDAFRVAFSRGENIQPPMASNSTMVSKERSYAFYNGWEEFSGLTKYNSVWRTPNIIAIY; via the coding sequence ATGGGAAATAGATTTACTTATTTATTTAGAAAATATTTTATCTTTAGGTTTTTTATATTCCTTCTTCTTTTCTGCGGTCTTGCAGCTTTTATTTTGTACTTAACATCCTTGACTGCTAAATATCCGTTGATCACCGAAATTAGTCCCCCGATTGCCAAAGCCGGTGATGAAATTGTAATAACCGGAGAGTATTTCAGGAATGAAGTAGACTCCTCATGGATTGAAATCGGAGATGCAATCATTCAAGCGGAAAATTGTACTGTCTGGACCGATAAAAAAATTGTTTTTAAATATCCCGAATATCAAAATGGAGGCATAGTATATGTTGTTGTACAAAATAAAAAATCTTTACCTTCATTTATGGCTTCAGTTGCATCAATGCCTGTAATAAAAGATAAGGCGCACTCAGGAGGTATTCCTTCAATAATTGCTTTGGATAAAGATTTTGCTGAAGTAGGAAGTATTATAAAAATTTCAGGCGAAAATTTTGGGAAGACAAGGGGAAACTCTCAAGTTTTATTTGTATCCGATTTTAATTCTTCAATGATTGAACAAGTTGAAAAAAAAGAAGAGATAGAGGCCGCCCGTTGTTCGGACTATGATTACGATTTTGTGCTTTGGTCAAATCAGGAGCTTCATGTAAGGGTTCCGGATGGAGCGGATTCCGGAATGCTTTTGGTTGTAACGTCTTCCGGAGCAAGCAACTCTGTTCCCTTTAGAGTGAAAAACAAGATAGGTACAAAGACTTATTCAAACAAAAAGAATTTTGCAATTGCTGCTGAAGTTGATATTTCGAATATAGAGGCCGTAGAAAAAAATTCTCTTTTTATAAAGGTTCCGCTTCCGATTCAATCTTATTCGCAGAGGGATGTTAAGGTTTTGTCTATTAATCCTTCTCCCTTTGTAGCCGATTATCAGGGAGCGGCCATCCATCAGTATGAAAATATAAATTCTTCTACAAAAATTCACATAAGACAAGAGTATGGCGTAAATACCTATGAGGTAAATACAAGGATTAATCCCATTAATGTAAGAGTGAACTCCCGTCAAAACAAGGCTATCTATGATAATTATGCTATTGCTACCGAGTTAATTCCGGCGAATGATCCTCTTATTCAAAAAACGGCAGCCGAAATTGTTCAAAATGAAAGTAACCCTTACAATAAGGCAAGACGCATATATAATTATTTATTAAAAAATGTCGAAATAATTCCGGCTTCAATATTGAATTCCGGGGCTTCGCCTGTAAATGCATTAAAAGAAAAAAAGGCCGATACCTACGATATAGCTATTTTGTTTGCGGCTCTTGCAAGAGCTGCCGGTATACCCGCTCAGCCGATTGCCGGAATCATTGCAGATGTTTCTCAAACAAGTTATCTTCACTGGTGGGCAGAGTTTTATCTGGAAGGCTTCGGATGGATACCTGTAGACCTCGGTTTAGCAAAGTCGGTTCCCATTGATATGGGTATTCCTCAAAGTGAAAGCTGGTACTTCGGTAATTTGGATGCTTTTAGGGTTGCGTTTTCCCGAGGTGAGAATATTCAGCCGCCTATGGCATCTAACAGCACAATGGTATCAAAAGAAAGAAGTTATGCCTTTTATAACGGTTGGGAAGAGTTTTCGGGTCTTACAAAATATAATTCCGTTTGGAGAACTCCGAACATAATCGCTATTTACTAA